From the Naumovozyma dairenensis CBS 421 chromosome 10, complete genome genome, the window AAAGAGTCAAATTACAATGAATACCATGTTTAGATTCTAATTCTCTAGCAGCTTGAATACCTTCCCATGTGGAGGCAATCTTGATCAAGACTCTTTCCTTGGAGATACCAATGTCTTTGtataatttaatgatttcaagTGCCTTTGCAATAGTAGCTTCTTTGTCGAAAGATAATCTGGCGTCAACTTCGGTGGAAACTCTACCTGGGACAATGGCtaaaatttctttaccGAATTCAACTAGTAATCTGTCGACAGCAATTTCAGTCTTTTCTTCAGTAGTTTTACCATGCTTCTTACCGTATTCAACAGCGACATCGATCAATTTAGCGTAAGCTGATTGTTTGGCAGCAGCTAAGATCAATGATGGGTTAGTGGTGGCGTCTTGTGGGGTAAATTTAGCGATGGAGGCAAAATCACCAGTATCGGCAACGACAACGGTACCGGAAGCTTTTAGTTGTTCCAATGAAGAAGAGGTAAccttttgttttttttggaCTGGTTCAGACATTATATgattattgtttttgttgGTTCTATCAGTTATTAAATACAGGGATGTTATATGTTTACTGAgagaaattttgaataagaaacaagagaaaaatCAATGTTGGAACAGAACTGGTAAATCGATTGATTACTTGAGTTTATATATGGAAAAAGGGACGAATATTGCTTACAATTTCCTCGAGAGGATAACTCGAGGTTACCTTCCAGCTTTTTTCGTACTGCCACCGTAGGGAAGCAGGTTCCACCTTTCCCGTTTCCCGTTTCCCGTTTCCCGTTTCTCGAAGCCTTCGGAATTCGGGGCTCGTGCAACGATTTCCCGTCTCCGCTCAACTGCCGTTGCCGTTAGGCAGTGATAAGTTGTGCAAATATTGCAAGTGATAAAAGAGTTTGCTTAACTAAGCGAAGAGGGGGTgacaaatatttttttaaaacaGGTCTTTATTAGGATTATTCTTCTCAAATTACTAAGGTTTTCCAGTTTTGCTCAATGTTTAAATTGAATGAGTAAATATCACTAAGAAAGGGGGAGCATTAGATAGGTCATATGAGTCAGTTTCTATTTCCCCTAAGAACAGCGGGAAACCCTTTAGGTCCGCTGTTGAGACCCCACGATCATGATCGGTGCTAAAATTGTTGGGAGCCCATCCTGAGTTCCTGTAACTAAGAAGCTCCCGCACCGACCACAGTTCTTTCTTTCCTGTCCCCAAAATTTCCCTACGGTTGCTGGTGCGTGGGTTTCGTACTAACATTATGTTCTCGTTACGTAACAATTTTAGTTCCGTTCTGTCTATTActgaaatattgaaaatggtaCAAAGTTGTCAAGTACACAGCAAAGGTTCAGGTCAAATTGTCAAGCAATTGCATATGTGACGACTGGCTCGCTGGAGAAAGTACCTTTCAGCACAAAGCCTATTCCAGttattaaaggaaaagaaacaaacagaaattcaataataatatatagacAATGGtttattcatttaaaaaACATAGTGTCAAACtagatatataaataaatacttataaaaatattaataacattCATTATAAATAGGTTATGAGAAAGATCTATCACATAATCTTGTCTCGTTAAAGAGAGAGGGGACATAATATACAGGCCTGTTCTGTTGCAAAAGATTAAAAAAAACATAGGACGGaatagtagtaataataacagtaGCATCAAGAGCTATTGTATGATTTTTAAGGTCAATTCAATTGACAATGTTGACTTGATTAGAATGTTAAAAGACTAAACGTTTATGAGGGGGATATGCTAAGAGTTAAAAAAACTagaaaattagaaaattagaaagttaaatgaaaagagaataacaaaaataaaaaagatcAGATCAAATCAGATCAgattaaattatttgttttctgGTCTCAATTTTCTGACTTCCTTACCAACCTTCCAGATTTCCATGTTTCTGATAGTTTGTAATTCAGcttctaatttttctctGTAATCAGGTTGAGAGTTGAATTCCAAAGATCTCTTAGTTTCAGTACCATTCTTAGTAGATTCATATAAATCTTGGAAAACTGGTTTCAAAGcatctttgaaaattggGTACCAATCTAAAGCACCTCTTCTAGCAGTAGTGGAACAGGCGTCGTACATGTAATCCATACCGTATTTACCAATCAATGGATATAGAGATTGAGTAGCTTCTTCAACAGTTTCGTTGAAAGCCTCAGATGGAGAGTGACCATTTTCTCTCAAGACATCGTATTGAGCCAAGAACATACCATGAATACCACCCATTAGACAACCTCTTTCACCGTATAAGTCAGAGTTGACTTCTCTTTCAAAAGTGGTTTGATAAACGTAACCAGAACCGATGGCAACGGCCAAAGCTTGAGCCTTTTCGTGAGCCTTACCAGTAACATCGTTCCAGACAGCATATGAAGAGTTAATACCACGACCTTCCTTGAACAAAGATCTGACAGTTCTACCGGAACCCTTTGGAGCGACTAAGATAACATCCAAATCAGTTGGTGGTTCAACGTGAGttaaatctttgaaaacaGGAGAGAAACCGTGAGAAAAGTATAAAGTCTTACCCTTAGTCAACAATGGCTTGATAGTACTCCAAGTTTCAGATTGAGCAGCATCAGATAACAAGTTCATGACGTAAGTACCCTTCTTAATAGCTTCTTCAACTTCGAATAAGTTCTCACCTGGGACCCAACCATCTTCAATGGCAGCCTTCCAAGAGGCACCATTCTTACGAACACCGATGATGACGTTCAAACCGTTATCTCTCAAGTTCAAACCTTGACCGTAACCCTGAGAACCGTAACCAATTAAGGCTAAAGTATCATTCTTGAAATagtttaataatttttctcttgGCCAGTCAGCTCTTTCGTGGACAGTTTCAACGGTACCACCAAAGttaatttgtttcaaaCCACGAGTAGCAATGGTTGGTTTGACGAAACGAGTAGTTGGTCTCATGGCGACAGCAGCACGAGAAGCTAAGGCAAAAGTTCTCTTAGCTGTGATAACACGAGAGTTACAGACTAATTTAGTAGCTTGAGATCTCAACATTTCTTTATAGATGGAGTGGGTAGGTTGATTTGTATTAGAATTTTACTTCTTTGGTTTCTTTGTCAGAAAGAGAGGGATAAGAAACGAAATTGACTAAAATACggtgaagaaattaaacaaGGATCAATGGGAATATAATGATTCCTATATATTACGTTGcttttataattttttttcaatcgTTGGCCCAAATctcaaattttttcaaatatgtACGCCAAACGCTGAGAAATCCGCTAGCCAGAGAAGAACCTGCCTAGTTGttctctctctctctctctctctctttctcacacacacacacaaaCACACCGGTGACGTCGATTCTctacattttttttgtttcttcataAAAATCTggaaaaattggaaaattcaGTCATCTTTTTCCATCCGGCTATGTAAGATTCCTTTAATAGAGACCGGGAACggtcaattttttctttacactgtttatttcttgaatgaGGTGGTGGTTTAGATCTCACGAAGTTTTGAATACAATCTTAAGTGAATACCGTACAAATGGCTCTAATCTTCCATGAGAATTGAGTCAACGGTACGTTTGCACGTAGTGAACCTTCCCAGCAAGGTGACTAAAACCATGTTTTGCGGACTGAGAGAAATTCTATCTAGCAAAGCCCGCTACCGGACCGGAGAGATTTAATGCAAGCCCTACCGTGATTGCCATTAAGGGCATTTTGTCCAGGGTTTTTGTCAATTTCTCGGAGCCCTCGCTGGTTTGCTCTCTCTCTCTATCTCCTTTCTGGAAAAGTTCCCAGCAAGTTTCCGGCACGTGTTAATTTAAAGCGGATTTTGCAGTCCAATCAATCGATCCTTCTCGTCCCCTAATCCTTAATCCCCAGATCTCACAATACGGACACACACACGTGCACTCAGTTTACAAAGGTGGAAGGAAAGGAATGAATGACATGACATTTCAGGTCTGTCTTTCTGCACTATTCAGATTTGGTTCATTCTGAAAAGAGGTTcttattgaaagaaagaaagaatcGATATCAACTATTAATCTGGTATCATTGGCCTCACGCTTTCTAACCCCCAGGTATAGTATAAAGTATCAAGTAACTTACAACATGTCTGTGTGTCTCGCAGTAACAAAAGGAATCGCTGTCTCCTCTTTGGGATTATACGCAGGTCTTCTAACATCTTCCACcttaatttcatcaactACACCTCTAATAACAAACACTTTACCCACTGACCTTTTGAATTGGAAAcctttattatcaaaattcaAAGCATGTGCTACTACATTAGGTTCCCTGGCAACCACGTTTTTCGGATTAAGTTATTTCGGCTCGCCAACAAATTTGAGACATCCATACCTATTATATAGTATGATGATTAGCCCCCTCTCAGGTATATTCCTTTATCTAACTACAGATTTTAATCAATTAAGTGATGACATGATTGAAAAgtctccttcttcttcatcaattgaatcaaCAACGAGCGCACAAGAAAAAACCAATTTGGGAGAATCAATAGTTGATTTAggtaaagaaaatgaacgTAGAGGAAGTGAAGGTAAACCATTATTAGAGAAAAAAGAACACAGAGAAAAAATCGTTGAAGATACTAATAGAAATGTCATTCTTTCtaatcaaacaaaaatcCTTACCAAATTGTCTATTGCAACAAGTTTTGCTATCGTGGGATTTGTACAATCTGTTGTCGGTATTTACGGTGAAGGTCAATTTACTTGAatggttgttgtttttttcgTTCCTTACATGACAAAAACTGTCCGACACTATCTTATATCGCCcattaaataattgtaTTCagtttcttttgttttttccttATAAGAGGTTTACAAATTATATAACTATATAAGTCATTAGTCAATAGTCagattaaataaatattcttaaCCTAAACTAAACTAAGCTAGACTAAAGTACACTAGACCAGACTAGATTAAATTAGAGCACAGTACACTACATAAACTTTATAAACTATCCGTTCATATATGCAAATATGTTTTAAAATGTGTCATTTTTTTAACCATAAAGTTAAGGTGTTACCCGTCTTTgatctttttttcaaatctaaaggaaaaagcaaaaagtgaaaaaataaatcgagaagatgatttcatacaaagaagaagataaattcGACGTATGTACGTATGCAAAAGCttgaagatttatttaAGATCCaaaaaaacattttttattaatctTATATGGATATAGCATTCTTTTTGTGCATTTACTTCGTTTATCAAAGCTCCCAGACTTCATCGTACTTGTCTGATTTTGCATATTTGTTACAATAATTTATAGACAATTAACCAAAGgataaaaaagaataaaaaaaatggctTCTCAATTCGTTTTAAAAACCTCACAGGATATCGAAGTATTTCATGGATACCCAGATTTCAAACAGCAAAATACTGATGCAAATGACGGACAAACTTTGGCGTCTTTAATCTCTCCATGTGGTAGATTTCTAGCATTTTCAACAAAGACTGACCTTACCGTCTTTACAGGTGATATTTTGGAAACGCAACTGTTCAAAATCCCATTAGTAGATGTTTATGATCTACATTTCTCTCCCTCTGGGAACTATTTAAGTACTTGGGAAAGAACCTCTATCAACAATCCAGATCATAAAAACGTGAAAATTTGgtatttgaatgaaaatttcGATCCAACAACTAATGCTATAGAACCTGTTTTCGAATATCAAGCTAAATCTCAAAGTGGTTGGTCATTACAATTCTCTAAGTTAGATGATTACGCAATCAAACAATTTAAAGGTGAATTAAGAATAGTTAAAATAGATCACCAACATAAGAAGTTCGACTTCACTAATCCCTTCGCTATTTTGAAGCAAGAATCAGAttctcaatttttttccacTTACTTAATTTCTCCATCTGAACATCCAACCATTTGTACCTTCACCCCTGAAAAGGGAGGTAAACCTGCATTATTAACCATCTGGCCAATATTGGAAGGtaaaattacaaagaaaattgcCACCAAGACTTTCTTCAAAGCTGATTCATGTCAACTAAAATGGAATCCACAAGGTAATGCAATTTTATGTCTTGCCATTACTGATTTCGATTCCTCTAATCAATCATACTATGGTGAAAATACCTTATATCTTTTATCATTCCAAGGTGTCAACGGTACTTTAGGTGGGAACTCCGTAAGAGTCTCTTTAACAAAGGGCCCAATTCATGATTTCACTTGGTCACCAACTTCAAGACAATTTGGTGTCATCTCAGGTTACATGCCTGCTACAATTGcattttttgatttgaGAGGAAATATTGTACATCAATTACCTGAACAACCTAAAAATACAATGTTATTCTCTCCAACTGGTAGATATATCTTGATAGGTGGGTTCGGTAACTTACAAGGTTCAGTGGAAATCTTAGATCGTCATGATAAATTTAAGTGCATTACTAGATTCAACGCTACGAATACTTCTGTTTGTAAATGGTCTCCAGGTGGTGAATTTATAATGACTGCAACAACATCTCCACGTTTAAGAGTCGATAATGGTATTAAAGTATGGCATGTAAGTGGGAAATTGATTTTCGTTAAGGAATTTAAAGAACTATTGAAAGTCGATTGGAGATTCCCTTGTAATTTTAAAATGGTTCCAGGATCTCATATCATTAAAGATTGGGAACCAATCAGTAAGTCTCATGATGAACCGTTAGTCGCAGATCCAAAAATTGGTAAAGATGTTAAATTACAAATCCATTCTTCTGTGGAGGACTTTACTTCTAAAAATCCAAGTGCTGCAGCTATAGGTAGCAAGGCAAATGCAACGAAAAAAGCTGGAGGAGCTTATAAGCCTCCTCATGCTAGAAGATCAGCTGGAAACGGTACAACGAAATCTATTCCTGGTTTAGTCCCTGGTATGTCTCCAAATGATAAAGCAAATGGTAATAACACTAATAagacaagaagaagaagaactaAGATGAATGAGAATGGAACTACTAGTGATGGAAACTCAAAAGTTGAAGtaactaataataacaataccGTTGCTTCTCCtgaggaaaagaaaatgagatcattattgaaaaaattaagatCCATCCAAGCTTTGAAACAAAGAGTTATTGACGGTGATAAACTAGAAGATACCCAACTGTTGAAGATTAAAACAGAAGAGCAAGTCATAAAAGACTTATCCAATCTTGGTTGGAAGGGAGAAGAATAACTTGCATTGTTGTGATATAGTGGTAAACCCGAAGGCAAACAAAAGAGATACGTGATCAAGTAAATATAGATTAATGTTACATAAATagataaaacaataatactaaAGTCATTTTATAATCTACGGTTTTCAGCCTGATATTTAGTTTTATTTGTTATGCT encodes:
- the TAL1 gene encoding sedoheptulose-7-phosphate:D-glyceraldehyde-3-phosphate transaldolase TAL1 (similar to Saccharomyces cerevisiae YGR043C and TAL1 (YLR354C); ancestral locus Anc_4.188), whose protein sequence is MSEPVQKKQKVTSSSLEQLKASGTVVVADTGDFASIAKFTPQDATTNPSLILAAAKQSAYAKLIDVAVEYGKKHGKTTEEKTEIAVDRLLVEFGKEILAIVPGRVSTEVDARLSFDKEATIAKALEIIKLYKDIGISKERVLIKIASTWEGIQAARELESKHGIHCNLTLLFSFSQAVACAEANVTLISPFVGRIMDWHKAKTGETYTGRNDPGVLSVKKIYNYYKKYDYKTIVMGASFRNVDEIKNLAGVDFLTISPSLLDELLNSQEPVPRVLDVASAKKENIPKVSFIDDESTFRFELNEDAMATEKLAEGIRKFSADIVTLFDLIEKKVAA
- the ILV5 gene encoding ketol-acid reductoisomerase (similar to Saccharomyces cerevisiae ILV5 (YLR355C); ancestral locus Anc_4.190), whose amino-acid sequence is MLRSQATKLVCNSRVITAKRTFALASRAAVAMRPTTRFVKPTIATRGLKQINFGGTVETVHERADWPREKLLNYFKNDTLALIGYGSQGYGQGLNLRDNGLNVIIGVRKNGASWKAAIEDGWVPGENLFEVEEAIKKGTYVMNLLSDAAQSETWSTIKPLLTKGKTLYFSHGFSPVFKDLTHVEPPTDLDVILVAPKGSGRTVRSLFKEGRGINSSYAVWNDVTGKAHEKAQALAVAIGSGYVYQTTFEREVNSDLYGERGCLMGGIHGMFLAQYDVLRENGHSPSEAFNETVEEATQSLYPLIGKYGMDYMYDACSTTARRGALDWYPIFKDALKPVFQDLYESTKNGTETKRSLEFNSQPDYREKLEAELQTIRNMEIWKVGKEVRKLRPENK
- the ATG33 gene encoding Atg33p (similar to Saccharomyces cerevisiae SCM4 (YGR049W) and YLR356W; ancestral locus Anc_4.191), with the translated sequence MSVCLAVTKGIAVSSLGLYAGLLTSSTLISSTTPLITNTLPTDLLNWKPLLSKFKACATTLGSLATTFFGLSYFGSPTNLRHPYLLYSMMISPLSGIFLYLTTDFNQLSDDMIEKSPSSSSIESTTSAQEKTNLGESIVDLGKENERRGSEGKPLLEKKEHREKIVEDTNRNVILSNQTKILTKLSIATSFAIVGFVQSVVGIYGEGQFT
- the NDAI0J01910 gene encoding translation initiation factor 2A (similar to Saccharomyces cerevisiae YGR054W; ancestral locus Anc_4.194), whose amino-acid sequence is MASQFVLKTSQDIEVFHGYPDFKQQNTDANDGQTLASLISPCGRFLAFSTKTDLTVFTGDILETQLFKIPLVDVYDLHFSPSGNYLSTWERTSINNPDHKNVKIWYLNENFDPTTNAIEPVFEYQAKSQSGWSLQFSKLDDYAIKQFKGELRIVKIDHQHKKFDFTNPFAILKQESDSQFFSTYLISPSEHPTICTFTPEKGGKPALLTIWPILEGKITKKIATKTFFKADSCQLKWNPQGNAILCLAITDFDSSNQSYYGENTLYLLSFQGVNGTLGGNSVRVSLTKGPIHDFTWSPTSRQFGVISGYMPATIAFFDLRGNIVHQLPEQPKNTMLFSPTGRYILIGGFGNLQGSVEILDRHDKFKCITRFNATNTSVCKWSPGGEFIMTATTSPRLRVDNGIKVWHVSGKLIFVKEFKELLKVDWRFPCNFKMVPGSHIIKDWEPISKSHDEPLVADPKIGKDVKLQIHSSVEDFTSKNPSAAAIGSKANATKKAGGAYKPPHARRSAGNGTTKSIPGLVPGMSPNDKANGNNTNKTRRRRTKMNENGTTSDGNSKVEVTNNNNTVASPEEKKMRSLLKKLRSIQALKQRVIDGDKLEDTQLLKIKTEEQVIKDLSNLGWKGEE